Proteins encoded within one genomic window of Gigantopelta aegis isolate Gae_Host chromosome 2, Gae_host_genome, whole genome shotgun sequence:
- the LOC121387457 gene encoding uncharacterized protein LOC121387457, giving the protein MLAFGALLFFACVSGGDGHGRLLEPPSRASMWRFGYNTPINYNDNQMFCGGYSHQWEVNHGKCGVCGDPWDGARENEAGGIYATGTIVRHYKQGQIINVTIDVTANHRGYFEFRICPNNDPEKSVTQKCLDQYLLEQTDGRTRYYVKTYRRGLYKIDLKLPSDVTCSQCLIQWKYNAGNSWGCVDGNCCVGCGPQEQFYGCADVSILPTSGPKHQIAHHTRPQLANPPFESKTEETHQKPWENHTGGKAVLVNPPFESTEQKNRQTLMQSHAKDESSLKQVYSLSNKYYHMMSSSNLCQARGLWTGNADMTSWCEINCKRGHCPEIICSPECAQSQDL; this is encoded by the exons ATGTTGGCTTTCGGCGCCTTGCTGTTCTTTGCGTGTGTCAGTGGTGGGGACGGGCATGGACGTCTGCTAGAGCCGCCGTCACGCGCCAGTATGTGGCGGTTCGGATACAACACCCCCATCAACTACAACGACAATCAGATGTTCTGTGGGGGATATAGT CATCAGTGGGAAGTTAACCACGGTAAATGCGGCGTGTGTGGCGACCCCTGGGATGGAGCACGCGAAAACGAGGCTGGTGGAATTTACGCCACTGGAACCATTGTACGCCATTACAAACAAGGGCAGATAATCAATGTCACCATCGATGTTACGGCCAATCATAGAG GATACTTCGAGTTCCGGATCTGCCCCAATAACGACCCTGAAAAGTCAGTCACACAGAAGTGTCTGGATCAGTACCTGTTggaacagacggacggacggacaagaTATTACGTGAAGACATATCGAAGAGGACTTTATAAAATTGACCTCAAACTACCCTCTGACGTCACGTGCAGCCAGTGCTTGATTCAGTGGAAATACAATGCAG gaaattCGTGGGGATGCGTCGATGGAAACTGCTGTGTCGGCTGCGGACCTCAAGAACAGTTCTACGGATGTGCGGATGTGTCCATTTTGCCGACGTCTGGTCCAAAACACCAAATAGCTCATCATACAAGACCCCAACTGGCCAATCCTCCATTTGAGTCCAAAACTGAAGAAACACACCAAAAACCATGGGAAAACCACACTGGAGGGAAAGCAGTGCTCGTTAATCCGCCGTTCGAGTCTACAGAACAAAAGAATCGGCAAACTTTAATGCAAAGCCATGCAAAAGATGAATCCAGTTTGAAACAAGTATATTCTctatcaaataaatattatcacATGATGTCGTCAAGTAACCTATGCCAAGCACGTGGCTTGTGGACCGGAAACGCGGACATGACGTCATGGTGTGAGATTAACTGCAAGCGAGGACACTGTCCTGAGATAATCTGTTCACCTGAGTGTGCGCAATCGCAGGATctttaa
- the LOC121377392 gene encoding dermatopontin-like, with the protein MWSTFGLILAVSMWACAMGWLTQYDMPFNFTCPPDQFLAHLMSEYKHYYNDRVWDFKCRHPGNDVTLTNCEWSGYVNEFDRPLIYQCTTSGIITGISSYHENYYEDRRFRFQCCQASGYLVTNCDFTPYVNNFDEHMEYVVEAGKIMRGADGYHNNNKEDRRWKFEICELVPH; encoded by the exons ATGTGG TCTACATTTGGACTGATTTTGGCGGTTTCCATGTGGGCATGCGCAATGGGCTGGCTGACCCAGTACGACATGCCGTTCAACTTCACATGCCCGCCCGACCAGTTCTTGGCACACCTCATGAGTGAGTACAAGCATTACTACAACGACAGAGTTTGGGACTTCAAATGCAGGCATCcaggaaatgacgtcacactgACAAACTGTGAATGGTCGG GATACGTAAACGAATTTGACAGGCCGCTAATTTACCAATGTACCACCAGCGGAATAATCACGGGAATATCTAGCTACCACGAAAACTACTATGAAGACCGAAGATTCCGATTCCAGTGCTGTCAGGCATCAG gGTACTTGGTAACGAACTGCGATTTCACACCGTACGTGAATAACTTCGACGAACACATGGAGTATGTTGTAGAGGCGGGAAAAATAATGAGAGGAGCAGACGGCTACCACAACAATAACAAAGA GGACAGACGATGGAAGTTTGAAATATGTGAACTCGTGCCGCACTAA